The Geothrix oryzae DNA window CCTGGATGTGTCCGTCCAGATCATGCTCATCTGTATCATCGGTGGCATGGGCACTCTGTGGGGCCCGGTGCTCGGATCCCTGGTGCTCGTACCGCTCTCCGAGGCCCTGCGCAGCAACCTGATCACCGAGGGCCTGGTGAAGATCGGCCTTGTGAGCGCGGATTCGAGGATCGGGATCTTCCTCAAGGAGAACCTCTCCCACGCCCATGTCCTGCTCTACGGCATCCTCGTGGTGCTGGTGATCCTCTTCATGCCGGACGGGCTCATGGGCTTCGTCAAGAAGCTGGCCATGCGCCGGAAGCGGGAGGCAGTCTGATGGCCATCCTGGAAATCAAGAGCGTCAGCAAGTTTTTCGGCGGCCTGGCAGCCAATTCCAATGTCTCCTTCGCCGTGGAGGAGGGGATGATCATGGGCCTCATCGGGCCCAACGGTGCGGGCAAGACCACCCTCTTCAACTGCATCACCGGCTACTATCCCCCATCCAAGGGCGAGGTCATTTTCGACGGCCGGCGCATGAACGGGCTCCAGCCCGACAAGGTCTGCAAGCTGGGCATGGTGCGGACCTGGCAGAAGGTCCGGCCCCTGGCCAAGCTCTCCGTGGTGGACAATGTGATGGTGGGCGCCCTGGCACGGACCTCCTCCCTGAGGACCGCTCGGGAGGTGGCCATGGAGCAGCTGAAGGTGGTCCGCATGGAACACCGGGCGGATTTCCTCGCCGGCGGCCTGCCCATCGGGGAGCGGAAGAAGCTCGAGGTGGCCCGCGCCCTCGCCACCCAGCCGAAGCTCCTGCTGCTGGACGAAGTCATGGGCGGCCTGAACCCCGCCGAAAGCGAGGAGATCATCCAGCTCATCCTCGACATCAAGCAGCACGGCCTCACGCAGATGGTCATCGAGCACGACATGAAGGCCATCATGCGCATTTCCGACCGGATCGTCGTCCTCACCTCAGGTGAGAAGCTCACCGAAGGCACCCCGCAGGAGGTGGTGAGCAACCAGGACGTGATCGATGCCTACCTGGGTGAGAGCCATGCTTAAGATCGAGAAGCTGAACTTCGCGTATGGCGATCTGAAAGTCCTGTGGGATGTGGATCTGGAAGTCCACGAGGGCGAGATCGTCACCGTGGTCGGCGCCAACGGGGCCGGAAAATCCACCACGCTCAAGAACATCTCCCGCCTGGTCACGCCCACCTCCGGGAGCATCACCTTCCAGGGCAGGGACCTCGGCAAGATGCAGCCGCACCATGTGGTCGAGGCGGGGCTGGTCCAGGTTCCCGAGGGGCGCCGCATCTTTCCCGAGATGACGGTGATGGAGAACCTCCGCATGGGCTCCTATGTCAAGGCCACCCGGCCGGACCGCCAGAAGAACATCGACTGGGTGTTCGAGCTGTTCCCCCGTCTCAGGGAACGGGAGAAGCAGCTGGGCGGCACCATGTCCGGCGGCGAGCAGCAGATGCTGGCCATCGCCCGGGGCCTCATGGCCAACCCGAAGGTGCTGCTGCTGGACGAGCCCTCCCTGGGTCTATCGCCCCTGCTGGTGAAGAACATCTTCGACATCATCACCGGCATCAACAAGCAGGGCGTTACCATTCTTCTGGTGGAGCAGAATGTCTACCAATCCCTCCGCATCGCCCACCGGGCCTATGTCATGGAGACGGGGCGGGTGGTGCTGACGGGCACGGGCGAGGAACTGCTCAACAACGACCACATCAAGAAAGCCTTCCTGGGCATGTGAGGAGACCCCAATGACCACCGTCGAAAAGTGGATGACGAAAAACCCCATCACCATCGAGCAGGATGCCTCGATCATCGAGGCCATCCACCTCATGAAGGAGAAGGGCATCCGTCGTCTGCCCGTCATGGCCCAGGGCAAATTCACCGGGCTGATCACCGAGCGGATGATCAAGGACTACACCCCGGGCAAGGCGACCTCCCTGGATACCTGGGAAGTGCACTACCTGCTGTCCAAGACTCCGGTGAAGGATGTGATGAATCCGAACCCCCGGACCGTCACGCCGGATGTGGACCTCGCCACGGCGGCCCAGGCCATCCTCGACCACAAGCTCTATGGGCTCTGCGTGGTGGATGGCACGGGCAAGCTGGTGGGCATCATGTCGGTGGGGGACATGCTCAAGGCCGTGGTGGAATTCGCCAAGGCCCGGTGATCACCCTCCACCAAAAAGGCGGGCCGGAATCGGCCCGCCTTTTTGCGTCTGGGCCCAGGCGCCTACTTGAGGTGTTTGGCCTTCAGGAAGTCGATGTAGGCCAAGTCCACTTCGCTGATGTGGTGTTTCAGCCAGTCCGCCAGGAGGGTCGTGACCTCCATGGCCACGGGACGGCCGGCATCGCTGTCCGCCTTCAGGCCGGTCACCCGCTCCACCAGCCGGGCGTGGGCGGCGGCATGGGCGGCGTAGCCCTGGTAGGCGTGGCGCCGCATGTGATCCTCCTCGGTGCGGAAGTGATCCACCGTGTAGTCGAGGAGGAAATCGATGGCCTTCTGGACCTGCTCCTGGCCGTGGCCCTGGCGGAAGGCTTCGTGGAGCTGGTTCACCGCCGTGAAGAGCTGCTGGTGCTGACGATCGATGCTGTCGATCCCGGTGGCGAACCGGTCGCTCCAGATGGCAAGTGGCATGGCGGGCTCCTCGATGCGGATGGTTCAGGCACGGCTTCTGGAAACTACCGGACGCCTCCCATGAGCCGCTTGATCCTGGGGGTGAAGAGCGCCAGGATCACCGCCGCGGAAGCCGTGGCCAGGAAGAGACTGCCATAGATGCGGGCGAGGGGCATGGTCTCGAAGAGGCCTGCCACCTTGCCGGCGAGCTTGCTGCCCAGGCCGAGGGACACATACCAGACCCCCATCATCAGGCCCTGGTACCGGGCCGGAGCCAGCTTGGTGGTGGTGCTCAGGCCGACGGGGGACAGCAGCAGCTCCCCGACCGTGTGGAGCCCGTAGGTGCCCACCAGCCACCACGGCGCCACGCGGGCCGCGCCGGTCGCCACCCTGGCCGCCGGGACCAGCAGGAGCATGCCCAGGCCCACGAAGAGCAGGCCCAGGGCGAACTTGGCGGGGCTGGAGGGATCCCGGTCGCCGAGCTTCACCCATAGCCAGGAGAGGAGCGGGGCCAGGAGCAGCAGCCAGGCGGAGTTGACGCTCTGGAACCAGGTGGAGGGGAAATGCCACCCGAAGACCTCGGAGCGGGTGAGGCGATCGGCGAAGAGGTTGAGGCTGGAGCCGGCCTGCTGGTAGGTCATCCAGAAGATCACCGAGAAGATGAAGAGGATGGCCACCACCAGCAGCCGCTTGCGCTCCTCGGGGCGGAGGGGTTCCCGCGTGCTGATGTGCCCATGTTCCACCTGCTGGAAACCCGGTTTCAGCCCGGCCTCGCCAAACTTCCGCTGCTGCAGCCCGAACTGGACGAGACCCAGCACCATGGCCACGCCGGCCGCGCCGAAGCCCCAACGCCAGCCGCTCGTGGTGGCAAGGCCGATGCGGGACAGGAAGCCGAGGAAGCGCGGGTCCTGCGCCAGGAAGCCGCAGATGATGGGGGCGATCAGGGCGCCGAGGTTGACCCCCATGTAGTAGATGGTGAAACCGGGATCGCGCCGGGCGTCGTTGTCGGCATAGAGCGAGCCCACGAGGGTCGCGCAGTTGGTCTTGAGCAGGCCGGTGCCGGCCACGATCACCGCGAGTCCTCCGTAGAAGACGGCGACCGTTCCGGAGGCGGCGAGGATGAATTCCCCGAGGGCGATGAGCACGGCGCCGAGGGCCACCGCCTTCCGTTGCCCGAGCCACCGATCGGCCACCCAGCCGCCCGGCAGGCTGGCGAGGTAGACGGACATCTCGTAGGTGCCGTAGATGCTGGCGGCCTTCACGCCGCTCATCCCGAGCCCCCCCTTGTCCGGGGGGGCCACGAGGAAGAGGATGAGCAGCGCGCGCATGCCGTAGTAGCTGAACCGCTCCCACATCTCGGTGAAGAAGAGGACCATCAGGCCGCGCGGATGGCCCGCGATGCCCTGGTCATCGAGCAGACGGGGATCCTGGGTGGCTTCGCTCATGAACATCCTTCGGACTAAATGTTGAAGACTGAAGACTGGAGACTACAAAGAGCCTACAGGTTCTTCGAGATGAAGTCCCACATGGCCTGGAAGCGCGCCCAGGCATGCTGGGGGGCGCGGGGCACATGGTCAGAGCCCGGCAGCAGCACGAGCTGCACCGGGTGGCCCGCCTTCTGGAGGGCATCGATCAGCATCACGCTGTTCTGGGGGTGCACATTGTCATCCAGCGTTCCATGCAGCAGCAGCAGCCTGCCCGACAGGTTCCCGGCCGCCTTCACCACGGAGCTGGCTTCGTAGCCGGCCTTGTTGTCGGAGGGCAGGCCCATGTAGCGCTCGGTGTAGATGCTGTCGTAGAGGCGCCAGTCCGTCACGGGCGCCCCGGCGATGCCCAGCTTCCAGGCTTTGCTGTGGGTGAGGGCGTAGGTGACCATGAAGCCGCCGTAGCTCCAGCCATCCAGGCAGAGCCGGTCCAGGTCGGCCCAGCCCTGCTGCTTCAGCCATGCGTGGCCGTCGAGCTGGTCCTGGAGTTCCTGCGCCCCGAGGTTGCGGTGGATGCCGTAGGCGCTGGCCAGTCCCTTGGCCGAGGCGCTGCGGTTGTCGCAGGCCCAGACGACGATGCCCTGCTGGGCGAGGAACTGGTACCAGAGCATGTCCCGGCCCCAGGCATTGCGAACCGTGGGCGTCGCCGGCCCCCCGTAGATCTCCTGGAAGACGGGGTAGCGCCGGGAGGGATCGAACCCGGGAGGCAGCACCAGCATGGTCTCCATGGGGAAGCCGTCCCGGGTCTTCACCTGCTGGAAGCTGACCTTGCCGCGCTTCAGGGCCTTCCAGGCCTCGCTGGGGTTGGCGTCGATGAGGCGCAGCTGCTTTCCGGACCCATCGTGCAGGGCCTGCTGAGGCGGCGTCTGGACATCGCTCCAGACATCGAGGAAGGCCGTGAAGGCTGGGTTGAACCTGGCGCGGTGGGTGCCCGGCCGCTCCGTGAGGCGCCCAAGCCCCTTGCCATCGAGGCCGATGCGATAGGCGTCCAGGCCGATGGGGCTGCGCTCCGTGGCGTCGAAGTAGAGGTGGCCAGTCTTGGCATCCACGCCGTGCACGCGTTTGACATCCCAGTCCCCGGCGGTGACGGCGCCGGCCAGGTTTCCGTCTTTCCCGTAGCGATAGACATGGTGATGGCCGGTGCGGCCCGATTCCCAGAGGAAGCCGCCATCCGGCAGGAAATGGGGCAGCGGCAGCCGCTCCTGCCAGGCGAGGCCGTTCTCGTGGAGGAGCCGTTTCGAGCCGGTCGCTTCGTAGCGGCGCAGGTCCAGCCAGCTCTGGATGCGGTCCTGGTGAATAGCGAGCAGGTGTCCCAGGGGATCCCAGCCCACCTGCACGATGAGCGTCTCCTGTCCGGGATAGGGGTCCTCCATCCAGGCGGTTCGTCCATCCAGCTCCACCACGCCCAGGCGGGCGACGGGATTGGGGTCCCCGGCCTTGGGATAGCGGGCGGCCTGGGCCTTCTGGGGCTGGTGGCGGTCGTCCATGAGGGTGAAGACCGGCACTTTGGTCTCGTCCAGCTGCAGGTAGGCGATGCGTCTGGAATCCGGCGCCCACCAGAAGGCCCTGAAGCTGCCGCGGCCGTAGACCTCCTCCTGGTACACCCAGTCCAGGCGGCCGTTGAACACCGTCTCGCTGCCGCCGGTGGTCAGCCGGGTCTCCCGGCCCGTGGCCACCTCGGCCCGGTAGAGGTCGTTGCCGCGGAGATAGGCCACCTGCCGGCCATCGGGGCTGAAGGTGGGCTCGTCGACCTTCCCGCTCGCGATGCGCTTGGCCCTGGCAGCCTTCACCTCCACCTGGAAGAGGTCGCCGGCAGCCTCGAGCAGGAAGGCGCTCCGTTCCTCATTCCAGATGAACCCCCCGCGTCCGAGGGCGGCCTTGGCGGCGAGGTCGGCGGCTCCGGCGGCGACCAGGGCGGCCTGGAGGCGGCCCGCCTCGAGCAGGGGCGTCGATGCCCAGGTGGCAGGATCCACCCGCAGGAGGGTCACCTGGTCCCCTTCGCGTCGCGTCTGCACGAGAGCCCCATCCGGCAGCCAGTCCAGGCGTGTGGTGGGCATGCCGGCGTAGGTCACCTTCTTCGTGGGATGGGCGATGGCTTCGAGCGTGAGCTGGCCGGGGGCTCCTTCCGGGAATTGGCCCGGGATTCGGCCCGGGGTCTGGCCCAGCAGGGAGGCGGCGAGGATCAGGCTGGCCAGGAGGGCGCGGACGGACATGGTGGCTCCGGGGGACCCCTAGGTATATCGCAAAGCGAGGCTCTTTGGAGGGCCGGGTGGACCATCTCGGTAGGGATCAGGAATTGAGAGGCGGGGGCCTCCTTTCGATAAGGAGTGGAAATAG harbors:
- a CDS encoding ABC transporter ATP-binding protein, encoding MAILEIKSVSKFFGGLAANSNVSFAVEEGMIMGLIGPNGAGKTTLFNCITGYYPPSKGEVIFDGRRMNGLQPDKVCKLGMVRTWQKVRPLAKLSVVDNVMVGALARTSSLRTAREVAMEQLKVVRMEHRADFLAGGLPIGERKKLEVARALATQPKLLLLDEVMGGLNPAESEEIIQLILDIKQHGLTQMVIEHDMKAIMRISDRIVVLTSGEKLTEGTPQEVVSNQDVIDAYLGESHA
- a CDS encoding ABC transporter ATP-binding protein; the protein is MLKIEKLNFAYGDLKVLWDVDLEVHEGEIVTVVGANGAGKSTTLKNISRLVTPTSGSITFQGRDLGKMQPHHVVEAGLVQVPEGRRIFPEMTVMENLRMGSYVKATRPDRQKNIDWVFELFPRLREREKQLGGTMSGGEQQMLAIARGLMANPKVLLLDEPSLGLSPLLVKNIFDIITGINKQGVTILLVEQNVYQSLRIAHRAYVMETGRVVLTGTGEELLNNDHIKKAFLGM
- a CDS encoding CBS domain-containing protein, yielding MTTVEKWMTKNPITIEQDASIIEAIHLMKEKGIRRLPVMAQGKFTGLITERMIKDYTPGKATSLDTWEVHYLLSKTPVKDVMNPNPRTVTPDVDLATAAQAILDHKLYGLCVVDGTGKLVGIMSVGDMLKAVVEFAKAR
- a CDS encoding bacteriohemerythrin; translation: MPLAIWSDRFATGIDSIDRQHQQLFTAVNQLHEAFRQGHGQEQVQKAIDFLLDYTVDHFRTEEDHMRRHAYQGYAAHAAAHARLVERVTGLKADSDAGRPVAMEVTTLLADWLKHHISEVDLAYIDFLKAKHLK
- a CDS encoding peptide MFS transporter, with the translated sequence MSEATQDPRLLDDQGIAGHPRGLMVLFFTEMWERFSYYGMRALLILFLVAPPDKGGLGMSGVKAASIYGTYEMSVYLASLPGGWVADRWLGQRKAVALGAVLIALGEFILAASGTVAVFYGGLAVIVAGTGLLKTNCATLVGSLYADNDARRDPGFTIYYMGVNLGALIAPIICGFLAQDPRFLGFLSRIGLATTSGWRWGFGAAGVAMVLGLVQFGLQQRKFGEAGLKPGFQQVEHGHISTREPLRPEERKRLLVVAILFIFSVIFWMTYQQAGSSLNLFADRLTRSEVFGWHFPSTWFQSVNSAWLLLLAPLLSWLWVKLGDRDPSSPAKFALGLLFVGLGMLLLVPAARVATGAARVAPWWLVGTYGLHTVGELLLSPVGLSTTTKLAPARYQGLMMGVWYVSLGLGSKLAGKVAGLFETMPLARIYGSLFLATASAAVILALFTPRIKRLMGGVR
- a CDS encoding S9 family peptidase, producing the protein MSVRALLASLILAASLLGQTPGRIPGQFPEGAPGQLTLEAIAHPTKKVTYAGMPTTRLDWLPDGALVQTRREGDQVTLLRVDPATWASTPLLEAGRLQAALVAAGAADLAAKAALGRGGFIWNEERSAFLLEAAGDLFQVEVKAARAKRIASGKVDEPTFSPDGRQVAYLRGNDLYRAEVATGRETRLTTGGSETVFNGRLDWVYQEEVYGRGSFRAFWWAPDSRRIAYLQLDETKVPVFTLMDDRHQPQKAQAARYPKAGDPNPVARLGVVELDGRTAWMEDPYPGQETLIVQVGWDPLGHLLAIHQDRIQSWLDLRRYEATGSKRLLHENGLAWQERLPLPHFLPDGGFLWESGRTGHHHVYRYGKDGNLAGAVTAGDWDVKRVHGVDAKTGHLYFDATERSPIGLDAYRIGLDGKGLGRLTERPGTHRARFNPAFTAFLDVWSDVQTPPQQALHDGSGKQLRLIDANPSEAWKALKRGKVSFQQVKTRDGFPMETMLVLPPGFDPSRRYPVFQEIYGGPATPTVRNAWGRDMLWYQFLAQQGIVVWACDNRSASAKGLASAYGIHRNLGAQELQDQLDGHAWLKQQGWADLDRLCLDGWSYGGFMVTYALTHSKAWKLGIAGAPVTDWRLYDSIYTERYMGLPSDNKAGYEASSVVKAAGNLSGRLLLLHGTLDDNVHPQNSVMLIDALQKAGHPVQLVLLPGSDHVPRAPQHAWARFQAMWDFISKNL